The DNA region CACCGCCGCCAAGAATCTGGTTACCCATGGACAGTGCTGCGTAGTCCGGATCGTCACGGTCGATGCCCAATTGCGCGAGCATCAGGTTGGTCTGCTTGGACGGAAACTCGATGTGGCCGATGCTGGCTTTCGGTTCCTCCGGTTGCGGGATTTTCGCCAGCTCCGGGCCTTTTGGCAGCGCGCTGGAGACTTGCGAAGCAATCGCCTCCGCCTCGGCACGAGACAGGTCGCCCACCAGCGCAATCACCACGTTGCCAGCCGCGTAGGCCTTCTCATGGAACGCCTTCAGTTGAGCCAGTGTGATCGCTGGAACGGTTTTCGCCGTGCCGTCGCTGGAGTGCGCGTACGGGTGATCGCCGTACAGGCGGTTCATCAGCTCCAGGCTCGCGAGTTTGCCCGGGTTCTGCTTCTGGTACTCGAAACCGGCGAGCATCTGGTTCTTGATGCGCGCAAAGGAATCGGCAGGGAAGGTCGGTTTGCCGACAACTTCAGAGAACAAGTTCAGGGCCGGTTCGCGTTTGTCCGCGGCGCTGAGGCTGCGCAGGGACGCCAGGGCCATGTCCTTGAATGCGCCGTTGCCAAAGTCTGCGCCCAGGCCTTCGAAGCCCTGAGCGATGGCGCCGACATCTTTGCCGGCCACACCTTCGTTGAGCATGGCGTTGGTCAGCACGGAGAGGCCAGGTGCGTCGCCGTCCTGGCTGCTGCCGGCGGCGAAGATCAGGCGCATGTCGAACATCGGCAGCTCGCGGGCTTCAACGAACAGCACCTTGGCGCCCTCGGCGGTTTTCCAGGTCTGCACGTCCAGGGTGCGGTGGCTTGGCGCCTTGCCGTCGAGTTCAGCCAGCGATTGCAGCTTCTGGCTGGCCTTGGCCTTGTCGAGGGCTTCGCTGGCCTTGGATTCGTCGGTCTTTGAAAAGTAAAACGCGGCAGACCCGATCAATGCGACAGCGATCAGGCCCATCAGGGCCAGGCGCGGTTTTTTACGCTCACTCATGAGTCGTCTCCTCTGGCAGTACATGGGCGACACTGAGACGTTCGCGGGTGAAATACAGCTTGGCGGCTTTCTGGATGTCTTCCGGGGTCACGCTTTCCAGCTCGGCGAGTTCGGTGTCCATCAGCTTCCACGACAGGCCAACAGTTTCCAGTTGGCCAATGGCGGTGGCCTGGCTGGTGATCGAGTCCCGCTCGTAGACCAGGCCGGCGATGACCTGTGCGCGGACGCGTTCCAGTTCCTCAGTGGACGGCGCGGTGGTTTTCAGCTGTTCGAGCAGCTTCCACAGGCCTGCTTCAGCCTGAGCCATGGTTTTGTTTTTCTGGGTATTGGGCGTTGCCGACAACGTGAACAGACTGTCGCCACGGGTGTAGGCGTCGTAGCTCGACGAACCGCCGGACACCAGCTCTTCGCCGCGCTCCAGTTGCGTCGGGATGCGTCCGCTGTAGCCACCGTCGAGCAGGGCGGAGATCAGGCGCAAGGCGTTGACCGAGCGTTTGTCTTCAGCGGTTGCGATGCTTGGCACGTTGAAACCCAGCATCAGGCTTGGCAGTTGGGTCTTC from Pseudomonas sp. ACM7 includes:
- a CDS encoding pitrilysin family protein translates to MSERKKPRLALMGLIAVALIGSAAFYFSKTDESKASEALDKAKASQKLQSLAELDGKAPSHRTLDVQTWKTAEGAKVLFVEARELPMFDMRLIFAAGSSQDGDAPGLSVLTNAMLNEGVAGKDVGAIAQGFEGLGADFGNGAFKDMALASLRSLSAADKREPALNLFSEVVGKPTFPADSFARIKNQMLAGFEYQKQNPGKLASLELMNRLYGDHPYAHSSDGTAKTVPAITLAQLKAFHEKAYAAGNVVIALVGDLSRAEAEAIASQVSSALPKGPELAKIPQPEEPKASIGHIEFPSKQTNLMLAQLGIDRDDPDYAALSMGNQILGGGGFGTRLMSEVREKRGLTYGVYSGFTPMQARGPFMINLQTRAEMSEGTLKLVQDVLADYLKTGPTQKELDDAKRELAGSFPLSTASNADIVGQLGAMGFYSLPLSYLDDFMRESQSLTVEQVKTALNKHLSTDKMVIVSAGPTVPQKPLPAPTDKPAEQPLGVPEH